In a genomic window of Arachnia rubra:
- the gcvT gene encoding glycine cleavage system aminomethyltransferase GcvT encodes MSLSTTALNALHRELGGRLVDFAGWELPVQFTGIIAEHQHTRQSASLFDVSHMGQVLIRPRSGNLTDAAAALETLIPASVAGLAQGRQRYGLFTNSNGGVLDDLMFAHHGDRYFLVVNAARSGHDLELLRTLADVTVEHLADRSLLALQGPRAEEALAALVPEATQLKFMDSQILTWDGVEVWVSRSGYTGEDGFEISVPSPEAENLARALLEPDWVLPAGLGARDSLRLEAGMPLYGHDLSPQITPVEADLGWAIPKARRLGGSREGGFPGAEIILKQLAEGVTRKRTGLRAEGRAPVREGAKLFLSPEDTEPVAEVTSGGFGATVGGPVAMAMLPPEVQPGATIYAEVRGKRLPMTVTALPFITPSYKR; translated from the coding sequence ATGTCACTGTCGACTACCGCATTGAACGCATTACACAGAGAGTTAGGCGGCCGACTGGTGGATTTCGCCGGCTGGGAGCTGCCGGTGCAGTTCACCGGCATCATCGCTGAGCACCAGCACACCAGGCAGTCCGCATCGCTGTTTGATGTCAGCCACATGGGGCAGGTTCTGATCCGCCCCAGGTCGGGGAATCTGACGGATGCCGCAGCCGCCCTGGAGACACTGATACCGGCCAGCGTTGCCGGGCTGGCGCAGGGACGCCAGCGCTACGGCTTGTTCACCAACAGCAACGGCGGGGTTCTGGACGACCTCATGTTCGCCCATCATGGCGACCGCTACTTCCTGGTCGTGAACGCCGCCCGGTCCGGGCACGATCTGGAACTGCTGCGAACGCTGGCAGACGTCACGGTCGAGCATCTAGCCGATCGCTCACTGCTCGCGCTACAGGGCCCCAGGGCTGAGGAGGCGCTGGCCGCGCTCGTCCCAGAGGCTACGCAGCTGAAGTTCATGGACTCCCAGATCCTCACGTGGGATGGCGTCGAGGTCTGGGTCTCCCGCTCCGGGTACACCGGCGAGGATGGCTTCGAGATCTCTGTGCCGAGCCCCGAGGCAGAGAACCTGGCCCGTGCCCTGCTGGAGCCTGACTGGGTGCTGCCGGCCGGTCTCGGGGCCCGCGACTCGCTCCGGCTGGAAGCGGGCATGCCGCTGTACGGGCATGACCTCAGCCCCCAAATCACGCCGGTTGAGGCTGACCTGGGCTGGGCCATCCCGAAGGCACGGCGCCTAGGCGGTTCCCGCGAGGGCGGATTCCCCGGCGCTGAGATCATCTTGAAGCAGCTTGCCGAGGGGGTCACCCGCAAACGAACCGGTCTGCGGGCCGAGGGCAGGGCTCCGGTGCGGGAGGGCGCGAAGCTGTTCCTGTCACCCGAGGACACCGAACCGGTGGCTGAGGTCACATCCGGTGGTTTCGGAGCCACTGTCGGCGGCCCCGTCGCGATGGCGATGCTGCCGCCAGAGGTCCAACCCGGCGCCACGATCTATGCCGAGGTGCGCGGTAAACGCCTTCCCATGACGGTCACCGCACTACCGTTCATCACACCGTCCTACAAACGCTAA
- the gcvH gene encoding glycine cleavage system protein GcvH, protein MIKYTKDHDWLDSGDNGVAVGLTDHATSELGDVVYVELPEVGAEVEKGDEIVVIESTKATSGIIAPFDGVITEVNQKVADSPETVNEDPAGSWFFKIQPSDPSALDEYLDEAEYKALID, encoded by the coding sequence ATGATCAAGTACACCAAGGACCACGACTGGCTCGACAGCGGCGACAACGGAGTTGCTGTGGGTCTGACCGACCATGCCACCAGCGAGCTGGGGGACGTCGTCTACGTGGAGCTTCCCGAGGTCGGGGCCGAAGTCGAGAAGGGGGATGAGATCGTCGTGATCGAGTCCACCAAGGCCACCTCCGGGATCATCGCGCCCTTCGACGGGGTCATCACCGAGGTGAACCAGAAGGTGGCTGACTCCCCCGAGACCGTCAACGAAGACCCTGCCGGGTCGTGGTTCTTCAAGATCCAGCCCAGCGATCCCTCCGCCCTGGACGAGTACCTCGACGAGGCCGAGTACAAGGCGTTGATCGACTGA
- the pyk gene encoding pyruvate kinase: MRKAKIVCTLGPSANTTDRLVELVNAGMNVARLNMSHGDYDEHEGRLAAVREASRITGRTLGVLADLQGPKIRLGKFADDQKHYLERGDRFTITTEDILGIKERCSTTFKGLPGDVKPGDQILIDDGKVGMRALEVTSTDVLCEVVVPGEVSNNKGINLPGVAVSVPAMSEKDERDLRWALSKDIDMIALSFVRSGDDIKRVHEIMDEEGRRLPVIAKLEKPQAIANLQEIVDAFDAFMVARGDLGVELPLEDVPLVQKQIIRAARKWAKPVIVATQMLESMISSPRPTRAEASDVANAILDGADGVMLSGETSVGDYPVQAVQTMARIVEATEHDGHAEIHTIDWDPHTTGGVLAHAAVEVTRRVGARYLVAFTKSGDTARRLSRLRPSPPLLVFTPEVTTRQAMTLTWGVEAHITPDFTVQEQMVETVDAFLRERGMIEVGERIVILSGSPMGVPGKTNNLRVHKVKAKGEADA; the protein is encoded by the coding sequence GTGCGTAAAGCAAAGATCGTTTGTACTCTTGGTCCGTCTGCCAATACGACTGACCGCCTCGTTGAACTCGTCAATGCCGGAATGAACGTTGCCCGCCTCAACATGAGCCATGGGGACTACGACGAGCACGAAGGCCGTCTTGCGGCTGTGAGGGAAGCCTCAAGGATCACCGGCCGCACCCTGGGTGTCCTGGCTGATCTCCAGGGCCCCAAGATCCGTCTCGGCAAGTTCGCCGATGACCAGAAACACTACCTCGAACGCGGGGATCGTTTCACCATCACCACTGAAGACATCCTCGGTATCAAGGAGCGCTGCTCCACCACATTCAAGGGACTTCCTGGGGACGTCAAGCCCGGGGACCAGATCCTGATCGACGATGGCAAGGTGGGGATGCGTGCCCTGGAGGTCACCTCCACCGATGTGCTCTGTGAAGTCGTCGTCCCCGGTGAGGTGTCGAACAACAAGGGAATCAACCTGCCGGGGGTCGCTGTCTCCGTCCCGGCCATGAGTGAGAAGGACGAGCGAGATCTGCGCTGGGCGCTCTCCAAGGACATCGACATGATCGCTTTGTCCTTCGTGCGTAGCGGCGATGACATCAAAAGGGTCCATGAGATCATGGACGAGGAGGGACGTCGGCTTCCGGTGATCGCGAAGCTGGAGAAGCCGCAGGCAATCGCGAACCTCCAGGAGATCGTCGATGCCTTCGATGCTTTTATGGTGGCCCGAGGCGACCTGGGTGTCGAGCTACCGCTCGAAGACGTTCCGCTAGTGCAGAAGCAGATCATCCGCGCTGCGCGCAAGTGGGCTAAACCGGTGATCGTCGCAACTCAGATGCTGGAGTCCATGATTTCCTCGCCGCGGCCCACTCGCGCGGAGGCGTCCGACGTCGCGAACGCGATCCTTGACGGGGCGGATGGCGTCATGCTCTCCGGTGAGACCTCGGTTGGCGACTACCCGGTGCAGGCCGTCCAGACCATGGCCCGGATCGTCGAGGCGACGGAGCACGATGGCCATGCCGAGATCCACACCATCGACTGGGATCCTCACACCACGGGGGGCGTCCTCGCGCATGCTGCCGTGGAGGTGACCCGGCGCGTCGGGGCACGTTACCTCGTGGCCTTCACCAAGTCCGGTGACACGGCCCGCCGACTGTCGAGGCTGCGCCCCTCACCGCCGTTGCTGGTGTTCACCCCCGAGGTGACCACCCGCCAGGCCATGACGCTGACCTGGGGGGTTGAGGCTCACATCACCCCGGACTTCACGGTCCAGGAGCAGATGGTGGAGACCGTCGATGCGTTCCTCCGGGAACGCGGCATGATCGAGGTCGGGGAGCGCATCGTCATCCTGTCCGGTTCTCCGATGGGGGTTCCCGGCAAGACGAACAACCTGCGCGTCCACAAGGTCAAGGCCAAGGGCGAGGCAGACGCCTGA
- a CDS encoding putative quinol monooxygenase, with protein sequence MAVNLIARFECRDGARDVVAGLIGSYAEHVNASPGTVRFAVHTERDNPNQFVIVECYADEAAFEAHLADPENATFNEKLGPLIVGDASELTFLEVP encoded by the coding sequence ATGGCTGTGAACCTCATCGCAAGGTTCGAGTGCCGGGACGGGGCGCGCGACGTGGTGGCGGGCCTCATCGGCAGCTATGCGGAACACGTGAATGCTTCGCCGGGGACGGTGCGTTTCGCGGTGCATACGGAGCGGGACAACCCGAACCAGTTCGTCATCGTCGAGTGCTACGCGGATGAGGCAGCCTTCGAGGCCCACCTCGCCGACCCCGAGAACGCCACGTTCAACGAGAAACTCGGGCCGTTGATCGTTGGGGACGCCTCTGAGCTGACCTTCCTGGAGGTTCCGTAA
- a CDS encoding ANTAR domain-containing response regulator: MGQTRPKKVLIAEDEALIRLDLVELLTDEGFEVVGQAINGEEAVKLARELEPDLIIMDVKMPGMDGITAAEIIGEERIAPILMLTAFSERELVERARDAGVMGYLVKPFGANEVVPAIEVAIGRFAELRAIEEELANLEDRFESRKIIDQAKGMLQEGLGLTEPEAFRWIQKTAMDLRKSMREVAEGVISHKRKK; this comes from the coding sequence ATGGGCCAGACGCGGCCAAAGAAGGTGCTCATCGCCGAGGATGAGGCGCTTATCCGCCTCGACTTGGTGGAGTTGCTGACCGACGAAGGTTTTGAAGTTGTGGGGCAGGCTATCAACGGTGAAGAAGCTGTGAAGCTTGCCCGGGAACTGGAGCCTGATCTGATCATCATGGACGTGAAGATGCCGGGAATGGACGGCATCACCGCGGCCGAGATCATTGGGGAGGAACGTATTGCTCCTATCCTGATGCTCACAGCTTTCAGCGAGCGTGAGCTGGTTGAGCGAGCGCGCGACGCGGGGGTGATGGGGTATCTCGTCAAGCCTTTCGGAGCCAATGAGGTGGTGCCTGCCATCGAAGTCGCCATCGGGCGCTTCGCCGAGCTCAGGGCCATCGAGGAGGAGCTGGCGAACCTAGAGGACCGTTTCGAGTCCCGGAAGATCATCGACCAGGCCAAGGGCATGCTGCAGGAGGGACTGGGACTCACCGAGCCTGAGGCGTTCCGCTGGATCCAGAAGACCGCCATGGACCTGCGCAAGTCGATGCGCGAGGTCGCCGAAGGGGTTATCTCCCACAAACGGAAGAAGTGA
- the polA gene encoding DNA polymerase I, with amino-acid sequence MNRLLLIDGHSMAYRAFFALPAENFQTSTGQHTNAVHGFVSMLIGLLAAEKPSHVAVAFDAGRESFRNESYPDYKATRSASPQEFRGQVELIKEVLDGLRIAHTELPGYEADDIIATLATRAEADGYEVLISTGDRDALQLVTDRTTVLYPRKGVSDLARMTPSAVEEKYLVSPRRYPELAALVGETSDNLPGVPGVGPKTAAKWIAAYDGLENIIERAGQVPGKAGQSLREHLDDVRRNRRLNRLLRDLELPVELPQTERRDWDREAITQLFAALEFRTLRERLSQLYSAGEEAGETGGHETFNVTGRALKAGEVAAWLEEHATGEVALAFVGDWGSGTGDLRGIGLAAADGPEAFIDPSILTPADDAAVAQWLANADRPKVVHDAKGPRLAVWARGWELRGVVLDVALAAYLLRPDVRGQELTDLVQRHLHRELVATAAADPQDSLFEVDEGATARTAMLNARAIAELARVLRPELGSQPAAELLERVELPLQQTLASCEWIGIAVDRDVLEGLHSEFDSAVVAAQQAAWEVLGHEVNLGSPKQLQSVLFDELDMPKTRRTKSGYTTDAEALEWLFERTHHPFLEHLLAHRDRIRLRQTVDGLLAAIQPDGRIHTTYMQTIAATGRLSSTDPNLQNIPIRTELGRRIRSAFVAGEGFEALMSADYSQIEMRLMAHVSGDEGLIAAFKSGRDFHAEMAAILFSVDPDEVTGQMRARVKAMNYGLAYGLSAYGLSTRLGISATEARELMEIYQARVGGVQRYLADVVADARKRGYTSTLLGRRRYLPDLSSGNRQRREMAERAALNSPIQGSAADIIKLAMLGVERALAAAGLRSRMLLQVHDELVLELFPEERDVVEQLVRKEMGTAMELAVPLEVSVGVGDSWFTAAH; translated from the coding sequence GTGAATCGCCTGCTGCTCATCGACGGACACTCCATGGCCTACCGGGCCTTCTTCGCCCTGCCAGCTGAGAATTTCCAGACCTCGACGGGGCAGCACACGAATGCGGTGCATGGCTTCGTCTCTATGCTGATCGGGCTGCTGGCTGCGGAGAAGCCGAGCCATGTGGCTGTGGCCTTCGATGCAGGGAGGGAATCTTTCCGCAATGAGTCCTACCCGGACTACAAGGCCACCAGGAGTGCGTCGCCTCAGGAGTTCAGGGGGCAGGTGGAGCTGATCAAGGAGGTGCTCGATGGTCTGCGGATAGCGCACACCGAGCTTCCCGGCTACGAGGCGGACGACATCATCGCCACCCTTGCGACGCGTGCGGAGGCCGACGGCTATGAGGTGCTGATCTCCACAGGGGACCGGGATGCCCTGCAACTGGTCACCGACCGCACCACTGTGCTGTATCCGCGGAAGGGGGTCAGCGACCTGGCGCGGATGACGCCGTCCGCTGTGGAGGAGAAATACCTGGTGTCGCCGCGGCGCTACCCTGAGCTGGCCGCGCTGGTGGGGGAGACCAGCGACAATCTGCCCGGGGTGCCCGGGGTCGGCCCCAAGACCGCGGCCAAATGGATCGCTGCCTACGACGGCCTCGAGAACATCATCGAGCGTGCCGGGCAGGTGCCGGGCAAAGCCGGGCAGTCGCTGCGAGAACATCTTGATGACGTGCGCCGCAACCGGCGCCTGAATCGCCTGCTGCGGGATCTTGAACTGCCTGTGGAGCTGCCACAGACCGAACGGCGTGACTGGGACCGGGAGGCCATCACGCAGTTGTTCGCTGCCCTGGAGTTCCGCACCCTGCGGGAACGGCTGTCCCAGCTCTACAGCGCCGGGGAAGAAGCGGGGGAGACCGGTGGGCATGAAACATTCAACGTGACCGGGAGAGCACTGAAAGCCGGTGAGGTGGCTGCCTGGCTGGAGGAACACGCCACCGGTGAGGTGGCGCTGGCCTTCGTCGGCGATTGGGGATCGGGCACAGGAGACCTCCGTGGCATCGGACTGGCTGCCGCCGATGGGCCGGAGGCCTTCATCGACCCCAGCATCCTGACCCCAGCCGACGATGCCGCGGTGGCGCAGTGGCTGGCCAATGCCGACCGCCCCAAGGTGGTCCACGACGCAAAGGGACCACGGCTCGCGGTCTGGGCCAGGGGTTGGGAGCTGCGTGGGGTCGTCCTCGACGTCGCGCTCGCAGCCTATCTCCTGCGTCCTGATGTGCGGGGTCAGGAACTGACCGATCTGGTGCAGCGGCACCTGCACCGCGAACTGGTTGCCACCGCCGCCGCGGATCCCCAGGACTCGTTGTTCGAGGTGGACGAGGGGGCCACCGCCAGGACCGCCATGCTGAATGCCCGCGCTATCGCCGAGCTTGCCCGGGTGCTGCGCCCTGAGCTTGGGTCCCAGCCTGCAGCCGAGCTTCTGGAACGGGTTGAGCTGCCGTTGCAGCAGACCCTCGCTAGCTGCGAATGGATCGGCATAGCTGTCGACCGGGATGTCCTTGAGGGCTTGCACTCGGAGTTTGACTCCGCTGTGGTTGCGGCCCAGCAGGCAGCATGGGAGGTGCTGGGGCATGAGGTGAACCTGGGATCTCCCAAACAGCTGCAGTCGGTACTATTCGACGAACTCGACATGCCGAAGACCCGCCGCACGAAATCCGGATACACTACCGACGCCGAGGCGCTCGAATGGCTCTTCGAACGCACCCACCATCCCTTCCTGGAGCACCTACTCGCGCACCGGGACCGGATCAGGCTAAGGCAGACCGTCGATGGCCTGCTGGCCGCTATCCAGCCAGATGGCCGCATCCACACCACCTACATGCAGACCATCGCAGCGACAGGCCGGTTGTCCTCTACGGACCCGAACCTGCAGAACATCCCCATCCGCACGGAGCTGGGGCGGCGTATCCGCAGCGCCTTCGTGGCCGGTGAGGGATTCGAGGCGCTCATGAGCGCCGACTACTCGCAGATCGAGATGCGGCTGATGGCGCATGTCTCGGGTGATGAGGGACTGATCGCGGCTTTCAAATCTGGGCGGGACTTCCATGCGGAGATGGCCGCCATCTTGTTCAGCGTCGATCCGGATGAAGTCACCGGGCAGATGCGGGCCCGGGTCAAGGCAATGAACTACGGACTCGCGTACGGGCTGAGCGCGTATGGGCTGAGCACCCGTCTAGGGATCTCAGCCACGGAGGCGAGGGAGCTGATGGAGATCTATCAGGCCCGCGTCGGTGGTGTTCAGCGGTACCTGGCGGATGTGGTCGCCGACGCCAGGAAGAGGGGGTACACGTCTACTCTGCTGGGGCGCCGCCGCTACCTGCCGGATCTGAGCTCCGGCAACCGGCAGCGCCGTGAGATGGCGGAACGTGCGGCGCTGAACTCTCCGATCCAGGGGTCGGCTGCCGACATCATCAAGCTGGCGATGCTCGGTGTTGAACGGGCGCTAGCGGCCGCCGGGCTGCGTAGCCGCATGCTGTTGCAGGTCCATGACGAGCTCGTCCTGGAACTGTTTCCGGAGGAACGGGATGTGGTGGAACAGCTGGTACGCAAGGAAATGGGCACCGCCATGGAACTGGCGGTGCCCCTGGAGGTCTCGGTCGGGGTTGGCGACTCGTGGTTCACGGCGGCCCACTGA
- a CDS encoding class F sortase → MNLVEALKNRKVQIGIAAAAILLAAALTLVWIFQPKNNSDASANPSTAATPSTSADGTAATTSSSDPSASASPGACVAPDEAGFEPVRYSIERLGVDANVVSLGHEEDGAIAAPPKDEPKTASWWNEGPKVATNAGQVVLSIHTYQKGGAVGNQLYEGGTSQLQEGDVLKLYAADGRVACYQYTEAKKIAVSDFKPDSDLLERRTGDPTLAIIVCWDHNDSNNEWDSRVFFMFKPTTA, encoded by the coding sequence GTGAATCTCGTCGAAGCTCTTAAAAACCGGAAGGTGCAGATCGGCATAGCCGCAGCTGCCATCCTTCTGGCCGCAGCCCTGACCCTCGTCTGGATCTTCCAGCCCAAGAACAACTCGGACGCCAGCGCCAACCCGTCTACCGCTGCCACCCCCAGCACCAGCGCCGATGGCACGGCAGCCACGACCTCTTCGTCCGACCCATCGGCCTCCGCCAGCCCGGGGGCCTGCGTCGCCCCGGATGAGGCCGGTTTCGAACCGGTCCGCTACTCGATCGAACGCCTCGGCGTCGACGCGAACGTAGTCTCGCTGGGCCACGAGGAGGATGGCGCCATCGCAGCCCCTCCGAAGGACGAACCCAAGACCGCTTCGTGGTGGAACGAGGGACCGAAGGTCGCCACCAATGCCGGCCAGGTAGTCCTGTCGATCCACACCTACCAGAAGGGTGGCGCTGTCGGTAACCAGCTCTACGAAGGTGGCACCAGCCAGCTCCAGGAGGGCGACGTCCTGAAGCTGTATGCGGCCGACGGCCGTGTCGCCTGCTACCAGTACACCGAGGCCAAGAAGATCGCCGTCAGCGACTTCAAGCCGGACTCGGACCTGCTGGAAAGGCGCACTGGCGACCCTACGCTCGCCATCATCGTCTGCTGGGATCACAACGACTCGAACAACGAGTGGGATTCCCGGGTCTTCTTCATGTTCAAGCCCACGACGGCCTGA
- the gcvP gene encoding aminomethyl-transferring glycine dehydrogenase has product MSSWNPTSYDPDDFANRRHIGPSPAEMEAMLSTVGVSSLDELIDQTVPAGLRQDEPLGWEPLTEGAVIDELRRMAARNQVRTSMIGQGYYGTITPPAIQRNILENPAWYTSYTPYQPEISQGRLEALLNFQTMISDLTGLEIANASLLDEATAAAEAMNMAFAAGKRKRSRFFAADDLHPQILSVLATRARPLGMELVIGKAEELEADGLFGAIFSYPGTFGQLRDYTRWCEALHEAGALAIVAADLLALTLLKEPGAMGFDIAVGSAQRFGVPMGFGGPHAAFMACRDALKRTMPGRLVGVSKDSAGNRAYRLALQTREQHIRREKATSNVCTAQALLAVMASFYAVFHGPAGLKAIGQRVHLMAVTLAEQLRAGGAIVEPDEFFDTITVQVGVGQAGIIAAAEQRGINLRRVGRDRVGISVDETTTLETLARVLDAFGIEPAQELSQDPAIPDSLLRTSEYLTHPVFHMNRAESEMMRYMRRLSDRDLALDRAMIPLGSCTMKLNAAVEMMPITWPEFAGLHPFAPAAQAEGYQELAADLETLLCEITGYDAFSMQPNSGAQGEYAGLQAIAAYHRANDDDRSICLIPTSAHGTNPASATMAGMKVVAVKSADNGDIDLDDFAAKAEGAGDQLAAVMVTYPSTHGVFEDTIRKVCDITHAHGGQVYIDGANMNALVGLVRPGDLGGDVSHVNLHKTFAIPHGGGGPGMGPIGVKEHLRAHLPGDPSSGEEGAVSAAPLGSASILPISWAYLRLMGGQGLTQATRVAILSANYLASRLSEAYPVLYQGKGGRVAHECIVDTRIFAKHGVTVDDIAKRLIDHGFHAPTMSFPVAGTLMVEPTESETLAELDRFVAAMLDIAREADEVASGRVAANESPLRRAPHTVEDLVADWDRPYSREQGCFPPGAFRIDKYWPPVGRVDNAYGDRHLVCSCPPWEPATE; this is encoded by the coding sequence ATGAGCAGCTGGAACCCAACCAGTTATGACCCGGATGACTTCGCCAACCGCCGGCACATCGGACCGAGCCCAGCCGAGATGGAGGCCATGCTCTCCACGGTGGGGGTGAGCAGTCTCGACGAGCTGATCGACCAGACAGTGCCCGCTGGCCTGCGTCAGGATGAGCCCCTGGGCTGGGAGCCTTTGACGGAGGGCGCCGTCATAGACGAGCTGCGGAGGATGGCGGCCAGAAACCAGGTCCGGACCTCGATGATCGGCCAGGGCTACTACGGCACCATCACTCCCCCGGCAATCCAGCGCAACATCCTGGAGAATCCGGCGTGGTACACGTCCTACACCCCGTACCAGCCGGAGATCTCGCAGGGCAGGCTCGAGGCGCTGCTGAACTTCCAGACCATGATCAGCGACCTGACCGGCCTGGAGATCGCAAACGCATCCCTGCTGGACGAGGCGACCGCCGCCGCGGAGGCGATGAACATGGCGTTCGCAGCGGGGAAACGTAAAAGGTCACGCTTCTTCGCAGCCGATGACCTGCACCCGCAGATCCTCAGTGTCCTGGCTACCCGGGCTCGGCCGCTGGGCATGGAGCTGGTGATCGGCAAGGCCGAGGAGCTGGAGGCCGATGGACTATTCGGCGCAATCTTTAGCTATCCCGGGACGTTCGGGCAGCTGCGGGATTACACCCGGTGGTGCGAAGCCCTGCACGAGGCAGGCGCCCTGGCGATCGTGGCAGCCGACCTGCTGGCGCTGACGCTGCTGAAGGAGCCGGGCGCGATGGGCTTCGACATCGCGGTGGGCTCGGCTCAGCGTTTCGGCGTCCCGATGGGCTTCGGCGGCCCGCATGCGGCGTTCATGGCCTGTCGCGATGCACTTAAGCGCACCATGCCGGGACGTCTCGTGGGTGTCTCCAAGGACAGCGCGGGCAATCGCGCCTACCGGCTGGCGCTGCAGACCCGGGAGCAACACATCCGCCGCGAGAAGGCGACATCGAATGTCTGCACAGCCCAAGCCCTGCTGGCGGTGATGGCCTCCTTCTACGCGGTCTTCCACGGGCCGGCTGGGCTCAAGGCGATCGGGCAGCGGGTCCATCTGATGGCCGTGACACTGGCGGAGCAGCTACGGGCGGGAGGCGCCATCGTCGAGCCGGACGAGTTCTTCGACACGATCACCGTGCAGGTGGGGGTCGGCCAGGCCGGCATCATCGCCGCGGCCGAGCAGCGGGGAATCAATCTGCGGCGGGTCGGCCGTGACAGGGTGGGAATCTCAGTCGATGAGACCACCACCCTGGAGACTCTCGCCCGGGTACTGGATGCTTTCGGCATCGAACCCGCCCAGGAGCTCAGCCAGGACCCGGCCATTCCAGACTCGCTGCTGCGTACGTCTGAGTACTTGACCCATCCGGTGTTCCACATGAACCGGGCCGAGTCGGAGATGATGCGCTACATGCGCCGCCTCTCTGACCGGGACCTGGCGCTGGACCGGGCGATGATTCCCCTGGGTTCCTGCACCATGAAGCTGAATGCCGCGGTCGAGATGATGCCCATCACCTGGCCGGAGTTCGCAGGCCTGCACCCATTCGCCCCCGCCGCCCAGGCGGAGGGCTACCAGGAGCTGGCGGCGGATCTGGAGACACTGCTCTGCGAGATCACGGGATATGACGCATTCTCGATGCAGCCCAACAGCGGCGCCCAGGGCGAATATGCCGGGCTGCAGGCAATCGCCGCATATCACCGGGCCAACGATGATGACCGCAGCATCTGCCTGATCCCCACCTCCGCCCATGGCACGAACCCGGCTTCGGCGACCATGGCGGGCATGAAGGTGGTCGCGGTGAAGTCCGCGGATAACGGGGACATCGACCTGGATGACTTCGCAGCGAAGGCGGAGGGGGCCGGTGACCAGTTGGCAGCCGTCATGGTCACCTATCCGTCCACACATGGTGTTTTCGAGGACACCATCCGGAAGGTCTGCGACATCACGCACGCCCACGGCGGGCAGGTGTACATCGACGGCGCCAACATGAATGCCCTGGTGGGCCTGGTACGTCCCGGCGACCTGGGAGGCGACGTCAGCCACGTGAACCTGCACAAGACCTTCGCCATCCCGCATGGCGGTGGCGGCCCCGGCATGGGACCCATCGGTGTGAAGGAGCACCTGAGAGCGCACCTGCCAGGCGACCCGTCCAGCGGTGAGGAGGGCGCGGTGTCGGCTGCACCGCTCGGGTCCGCCTCGATCCTGCCAATCTCGTGGGCCTACCTGCGTCTCATGGGCGGACAGGGCCTGACGCAGGCAACCCGGGTGGCGATTCTGAGCGCCAACTACCTGGCGAGCAGGCTTTCCGAGGCCTACCCGGTCCTGTACCAGGGGAAGGGTGGCCGTGTGGCGCACGAGTGCATCGTGGACACACGTATCTTCGCCAAGCACGGGGTCACCGTCGATGACATCGCCAAACGGCTCATCGACCATGGTTTCCACGCCCCCACCATGTCCTTCCCTGTGGCGGGGACGCTGATGGTGGAGCCGACGGAGTCCGAGACGCTTGCTGAACTCGACCGTTTCGTGGCGGCGATGCTGGATATCGCCCGCGAGGCGGATGAGGTGGCGTCGGGACGGGTTGCGGCTAACGAGTCGCCGCTGCGCAGGGCTCCGCACACTGTGGAGGACCTCGTCGCCGACTGGGATCGTCCCTACTCCCGGGAGCAGGGCTGCTTCCCGCCTGGCGCGTTCCGGATCGACAAGTACTGGCCACCGGTGGGCCGCGTGGACAACGCCTATGGTGACCGGCACCTGGTGTGTTCCTGCCCGCCCTGGGAACCAGCCACCGAGTGA
- a CDS encoding PaaI family thioesterase — MTYATEVPHSPLHEKLGIKIIQASSHEVIGTMPVPGNTQPAGVLHGGATAALVEGLASIAASMHAQPERIAVGVDLNVTHLRPAISGKVTGKTTPVRLGRRTTVHTVEIYDSTGELIAVGRLTCQLIAPRGQDSLARDRPRLQER; from the coding sequence ATGACCTACGCCACCGAGGTGCCCCATTCCCCGCTGCATGAAAAACTGGGAATCAAGATCATCCAGGCCAGTTCCCACGAGGTGATCGGCACCATGCCGGTACCGGGCAACACACAGCCCGCCGGGGTGCTGCACGGCGGGGCGACCGCCGCTCTGGTGGAGGGACTGGCCTCAATTGCCGCCTCGATGCACGCGCAGCCGGAACGCATCGCGGTGGGAGTCGACCTGAACGTGACGCATCTGCGACCCGCGATTTCGGGCAAGGTCACGGGAAAGACCACACCCGTCCGTCTCGGCAGGAGAACCACCGTCCACACGGTGGAGATCTACGACTCCACCGGAGAGCTGATCGCCGTCGGCCGCCTCACCTGCCAGCTGATCGCGCCACGCGGACAGGACTCCCTGGCCCGCGACAGACCACGGCTCCAGGAACGGTGA